A genomic segment from Plasmodium reichenowi strain SY57 chromosome Unknown, whole genome shotgun sequence encodes:
- a CDS encoding exported protein family 3 yields the protein MNYFLSLFNVSLFFLIIFKYSYKNIVKKSLQDKFNKSIITINIASRTLTENNKKCYKKYIYTSIFNGNKNPQKREKKNEEEKQKDSTKVDNDNNVENEMEDYIDDSIDDPMDDLMNDKWEHHNSLEDRIKEYYTSTDPSDGEENNSFFKKLKLIMKILDEVHSDLLINNSVTNGSIFSPELVPISVLSTMTLACPPIGTMTLPYIIGRINFLNRYEEQNINTEHDLNIFK from the exons atgaACTACTTTCTGTCACTTTTTAATGTATCCTTATTTTTTctcataatatttaaatattcatacaag AATATAGTAAAAAAAAGTCTACAAGATAAATTTAACAAATCCATAATAACCATAAATATAGCAAGTCGAACACTAacagaaaataataaaaaatgttataagaaatatatttatacatcaatatttaatggaaataaaaatccacaaaaaagagaaaagaaaaatgaagaGGAAAAGCAAAAGGACAGTACAAAAGTggataatgataataatgtgGAAAATGAGATGGAAGATTATATAGATGATTCTATAGACGACCCTATGGATGATCTTATGAATGATAAATGGGAACATCATAATTCATTGGAAGATAGAATAAAAGAATACTATACATCAACAGACCCATCAGATGGCgaagaaaataattcattttttaaaaaacttaaattaattatgaaaatattagaTGAAGTGCATTCtgatttattaataaataatagtGTTACAAATGGAAGTATTTTTTCTCCCGAACTTGTACCTATAAGTGTTTTATCAACCATGACATTAGCCTGTCCACCTATAGGAACTATGACTCTTCCTTATATTATAGGCAGaataaattttttgaatagatatgaagaacaaaatataaacacaGAACAtgatttaaatatatttaaatga